DNA sequence from the Alteribacter lacisalsi genome:
AAGCTTCGGTCCTTACAATGCCCGGTGCAGCAGGTTCTAAGGGGACGGCCATTGCGTAAATGGTCGTCTTTTTGTACCTTCTGGCGCATAGACTGAAATGAAGAAGGTAAAAAAAGAAAATTCTAAAAATTATTACAAACACCTTTATTATTGTAACCGGTTTCATTAAAATAGGAATAAGGGAGGAGGATGTCCAAAGGTGAAGAGAGCATGACGCAACGGCTCGGTTCATTCCCGCTTCCGGAAACGGAGTCCTTTCGAAAGGAGAGGTCACGAACGCACTGTTCAAAGAGAAGCACAGTCTTTTTGATCATGTCCTGATAAGGAAAGGGAGGAAAGCGAATGGAAACCGTTACACAAAAGCCATGGTTCCAGCATTATCCAGAGGAAATTCCCACATCGATTGATTACGAAGTCCGCACTCTGCAAAGCTACCTGAAAGAATCCGCCGAAACGTTTCCTGAAAAAGCCTGTCTTCATTTTATGGGGAAGGAAATGACGTATGCGGAAGTATACGATGCGTCACTGAGACTGGCTGACCGGCTCAGGTCGCTCGGCGTCAGGCAGGGGGACAGGGTCGCAATTATGCTTGCGAACACGCCTCAGGCGGTCATCGCCTATTACGGTGCCCTTTTCGCAGGCTCGGTTGTGGTTCAGACGAATCCTCTTTACGTGGAGCGTGAGATTGAGCATCAGATGAACGACTCAGGGGCGAAAGTCATGATCTGCCTTGATCTCGTTTATCCGAAAGTCGCCAACGTAAAGGACCGTACCGACCTTGAACATATCATCGTAACCGGGATTAAGGATTATCTGCCGTTTCCAAAAAATCTGATCTATCCGTTTATCCAGAAGAAACGGACAGGAATCAAAGTGGATCTGCAGTATAATGACCGTCTTCATTCCTTTACCGAGATGCTGAAGCAGGGGCAGGCAAAGGAAATGACGTTTGACATTGACCCGAAAGAGGACCTCGCACTGCTTCAGTACACAGGTGGTACGACCGGTCCGGCTAAAGGAGTCATGTTGACGCATTATAACCTTGTAGTCAACACGCTTCAGTGCAAGCACTGGATGTACAAAATGAAAGCGGGCGAAGAAACCGTTATCGCTGCGCTTCCGTTTTTCCACGTGTATGGAATGACCACGGTTATGAATCTGGCGATCCGAATGGGCTTTAAAATGATCATCATGCCGAAATTTGAACCAAAGGACATCCTGAAAGCGATTGAAACGCACAAAGCTACGATTTATCCGGGCGCTCCGACGATGTATATCGGTCTCTTAAACCATCCGGATATCGAAAAGCACGACCTGTCTTCGATTAAATGCTGTCTCAGCGGCTCGGCACCGCTGCCGGTTGAAGTGCAGAACAACTTTGAAA
Encoded proteins:
- a CDS encoding AMP-binding protein, with translation METVTQKPWFQHYPEEIPTSIDYEVRTLQSYLKESAETFPEKACLHFMGKEMTYAEVYDASLRLADRLRSLGVRQGDRVAIMLANTPQAVIAYYGALFAGSVVVQTNPLYVEREIEHQMNDSGAKVMICLDLVYPKVANVKDRTDLEHIIVTGIKDYLPFPKNLIYPFIQKKRTGIKVDLQYNDRLHSFTEMLKQGQAKEMTFDIDPKEDLALLQYTGGTTGPAKGVMLTHYNLVVNTLQCKHWMYKMKAGEETVIAALPFFHVYGMTTVMNLAIRMGFKMIIMPKFEPKDILKAIETHKATIYPGAPTMYIGLLNHPDIEKHDLSSIKCCLSGSAPLPVEVQNNFEKATKGSLVEGYGLTETSPVAVANLIWGNRKPGSIGIPWPDTDVAILDAETGEVAGPGVTGEIMIKGPQVMRGYWNNPEATNATFKGDWFLSGDMGYMDEDGYFYIVDRKKDMIIAGGFNIYPREIEEVLYEHEAIQEACAIGVPDPYRGETVKVFIVLKDGKKLTEEELEAYCREKMAAYKVPRLVEFRDELPKTMVGKILRRVLVEEEREKQSTQEQS